The following are encoded together in the Anaerostipes caccae L1-92 genome:
- a CDS encoding InlB B-repeat-containing protein — MNPKGYRITGTTTSNIIKVEPDVTTDITLDNVSVTSSGTKNCMDVSHANVTITLVGNNLLSCGATAYGALVKDGMDDTRLIIQCEHADEKGHTCSEGTCGKLRAEGTVEHATAIGNITSNRTIGSEAGFSNLTIRGGIVEAQAGGHNCAIGAACGSYTHNSATDQNKYAKNIRIEGGVVTARGGKDCAGLGGGRATPVDGIYITGGTVYASGGAHSPGIGSGGISSDAGGADMNDPESMNASNIQITGGDTLVIAVGDKDTAMPGIGCGRKYDNKVKGTAVNITAEPDAGYQGYIQDGISETEYNFTAESPFQTKQDIKVDKYFTMVYFGPFRDENKINSETKEQLGANHLISKTGGKGFSEQQIKELVKANGKDKDGNPFDTNDFTLPNKDQMNVINEAKEKGEVGDYQLTIATENGTQVTVTVSLRGNGTDAAVPGSDTDSGMIGANDVEKETGGKGFEIQEIKELCGIKGKNKDGNNLKLEDFKIDEDQFHAINEAKTSKKTGKFPLTYETPEGEKVTVEVLLTGTVEISFDTGGGTKAPEMQSIDSGQTVVKPTDPAREGYVFEGWYYTDREGNEVLWDFEEPVYENITLKARWKEVPKTEIIEQNQITTETPADSEQPTTAKQPMPDWEYSKRKKTERAQEKTAKTGDKKGSLFFLILFGGSLAGAGILLNKKIR; from the coding sequence TTGAACCCCAAAGGCTACCGGATTACAGGTACAACCACTTCGAATATTATAAAAGTAGAACCGGACGTTACGACGGACATTACTCTGGATAATGTCAGTGTAACCAGCAGCGGAACTAAAAATTGCATGGACGTGTCCCATGCCAATGTAACGATTACACTGGTCGGGAATAACCTTTTGTCCTGCGGAGCGACAGCTTATGGCGCTTTGGTCAAGGACGGAATGGACGATACCAGATTAATCATTCAGTGTGAACATGCAGATGAAAAAGGACATACGTGTTCCGAAGGGACATGCGGAAAACTAAGAGCCGAGGGAACAGTGGAACATGCAACGGCAATCGGAAATATTACTTCAAACCGGACCATTGGCTCAGAAGCGGGATTTTCTAATCTGACCATCAGAGGCGGTATTGTGGAAGCACAGGCAGGAGGCCACAACTGTGCGATTGGAGCAGCCTGCGGAAGTTATACACACAATTCTGCAACGGATCAGAATAAATATGCCAAAAATATCAGGATCGAAGGAGGAGTCGTAACAGCCAGAGGAGGGAAAGACTGTGCCGGGCTTGGAGGCGGCAGAGCCACTCCGGTGGACGGCATTTATATTACGGGAGGGACGGTGTATGCATCCGGAGGCGCCCATTCTCCGGGGATCGGTTCAGGAGGGATCAGTTCAGACGCAGGCGGTGCTGACATGAATGATCCTGAGTCGATGAATGCGTCAAATATTCAAATTACAGGAGGAGATACTCTTGTTATAGCCGTTGGTGATAAAGATACCGCTATGCCGGGGATTGGCTGCGGCCGGAAGTATGACAATAAAGTGAAAGGTACGGCAGTGAATATTACTGCAGAACCGGATGCAGGATATCAGGGATATATTCAGGATGGCATTTCTGAGACAGAGTATAATTTTACAGCAGAATCTCCATTCCAGACAAAGCAGGATATTAAGGTGGATAAATATTTCACCATGGTTTATTTCGGCCCGTTCCGGGATGAAAATAAAATAAACTCAGAGACAAAAGAACAGCTGGGGGCCAATCATCTGATCAGCAAGACCGGAGGAAAAGGCTTTTCCGAGCAGCAGATCAAAGAGCTGGTGAAGGCAAACGGCAAGGACAAGGACGGAAATCCATTTGATACTAATGATTTTACCCTGCCGAACAAGGATCAGATGAATGTTATCAATGAGGCCAAAGAAAAAGGAGAAGTTGGGGATTATCAGCTGACCATTGCCACAGAAAACGGAACTCAGGTAACGGTTACGGTATCTTTAAGAGGAAACGGTACAGATGCTGCAGTGCCAGGGAGTGATACAGATTCCGGAATGATAGGTGCCAATGATGTAGAAAAAGAGACCGGAGGAAAAGGCTTTGAGATACAAGAGATTAAGGAACTGTGCGGGATCAAAGGAAAAAATAAAGATGGAAATAATCTGAAACTGGAAGATTTTAAAATTGATGAAGATCAGTTTCATGCAATCAATGAGGCAAAGACTTCAAAGAAGACCGGAAAGTTTCCGCTGACCTACGAGACGCCGGAGGGAGAGAAGGTAACGGTGGAAGTACTGCTCACCGGAACAGTGGAGATTTCATTTGACACTGGAGGAGGAACGAAGGCTCCGGAGATGCAGAGCATAGACAGCGGCCAAACAGTGGTAAAACCAACGGACCCGGCAAGAGAGGGATACGTTTTTGAAGGATGGTATTATACAGATAGAGAAGGGAACGAAGTCCTGTGGGATTTTGAAGAGCCTGTCTATGAAAATATAACTCTGAAAGCCAGATGGAAAGAAGTGCCAAAGACAGAAATTATAGAGCAGAATCAGATTACAACAGAAACGCCGGCAGATTCAGAACAGCCGACCACAGCAAAACAGCCGATGCCTGACTGGGAGTACAGCAAAAGGAAAAAGACAGAGAGGGCTCAAGAGAAAACAGCCAAAACCGGAGATAAAAAGGGAAGTCTGTTTTTCCTTATCCTCTTTGGAGGTTCATTGGCAGGGGCAGGAATTTTATTAAACAAGAAGATAAGATAA
- a CDS encoding helix-turn-helix domain-containing protein encodes MYEWQRQIQAIVDEIDRCIMNYNDEALTLCFLSRRLGYSEFYTTRKFKEISGIPFRDYLRLRKLAFALKEVRDSEKSILDIAFDYGFSSHEAFTRAFKRTYGVTPSEYRKRPKPVVLRTKITPFDRYFFGLGEIGMKKSEDDIKIYFVTIPAHKYLHIKNYESNGYWDFWQKQNLIPGQDYETICGLLDSIKGKLDDDGGSEPNSGSGQIMAYINDPDGRLCDWGFLRTESHGVRLPADYTGEVPPQMQLMDVPEAEYVVFEHGPFDYEQENRSVEEKIEKAMAEFDFEGTGYRYDTTPGRIIYFYFNPEKHFKYIRPVRKEKN; translated from the coding sequence ATGTATGAGTGGCAGAGGCAGATCCAAGCGATCGTTGATGAAATTGACAGATGTATTATGAACTATAATGATGAAGCGCTGACACTGTGCTTTCTTTCCCGAAGGCTGGGTTATTCAGAGTTTTACACAACAAGAAAGTTTAAAGAAATATCGGGGATTCCGTTCAGGGATTATCTGCGGCTCAGAAAATTGGCCTTTGCGCTGAAAGAAGTGCGGGACAGTGAGAAAAGCATTTTGGATATTGCGTTTGATTATGGTTTTTCGTCACATGAAGCTTTTACGAGAGCCTTTAAGAGAACATACGGCGTGACTCCGAGTGAATACCGGAAAAGGCCGAAGCCAGTCGTTCTTCGTACAAAAATTACTCCGTTTGACCGCTACTTTTTTGGATTAGGAGAAATCGGCATGAAGAAATCTGAAGATGATATTAAAATTTATTTTGTAACGATTCCCGCACACAAATATTTGCATATTAAGAATTATGAGAGCAATGGGTATTGGGATTTTTGGCAGAAACAAAATCTCATTCCCGGACAGGATTATGAGACGATCTGTGGTCTGCTTGACAGCATCAAGGGAAAACTGGATGATGATGGAGGGAGTGAGCCTAACAGCGGCAGCGGCCAGATCATGGCATATATTAATGATCCGGACGGCAGGCTCTGTGACTGGGGTTTTCTGCGCACGGAGTCTCATGGTGTGCGTCTTCCGGCGGATTACACCGGCGAGGTACCGCCTCAGATGCAGCTGATGGATGTTCCCGAAGCCGAGTATGTAGTTTTCGAGCACGGTCCGTTCGATTATGAGCAGGAAAACCGAAGTGTGGAGGAAAAGATTGAAAAGGCAATGGCAGAATTTGATTTTGAAGGAACCGGATATCGCTATGACACGACTCCCGGCAGAATCATTTATTTTTATTTTAATCCGGAAAAACATTTTAAATATATCCGGCCGGTGCGAAAAGAAAAAAACTGA
- a CDS encoding InlB B-repeat-containing protein — protein MNPNGYRITGTTTSNCIKVEPGVTTDLTLDNVSVTSNSGNKNCMDVSHANVTITLVGSNILSCGIQSYGALVKDGMDDTKLIIQCEHSDEKGHQCTENACGSLEAKGTATHATAIGNIVRNRTVADESGFSNLTIKGGIIKAKAGEHNCAIGAACGSFTNGGKFTKNIRISGGIVTAEGGEDCAGIGGGRLTPVNGIYITGGTVYATGGKYSPGIGSGGFVDGTEDFMPEAYNVSNIIISGGNTLVRAVGDKTTDVPGIGCGKAGNAVIGSASNVAAVPDTGYQGYIQDGTSETEYDFTEESPFQAKQNIKVDKYFTMVYFGPFRDENKINPNNKEQLGANHIISKTGGEGFTGEQLKELAKANGKDKDGNPFNLEDFTLPNQDQINNINEAKKNGEVGDYQLTISTENNTQVTITVSLRGNGTDAAKPDGGTESGMVGANDVEKETGGKAFEEDEIKELCGIKGKDKDGNNLKLEEFKIDEGQLKAINEAKTSKNTGKFPLTYETPDGEKVTVEVLLTGTVEVSFDTNGGSKPPEMQSTDSGKKISKPEDPVKDGYTFEGWYYTDKEGNETEWNFDDPVYENMTLKARWKEVPTTETTEQSMPTTETKTKSASTTEKSVPDWEYSRRKISEQTVSRTAKTGDETNIVYCLIALGASLSCIILAKKKLFR, from the coding sequence TTGAACCCCAACGGTTACCGGATTACGGGAACCACCACTTCGAATTGTATTAAGGTAGAGCCAGGTGTTACAACAGATCTTACTCTTGACAATGTCAGTGTGACGAGCAACAGCGGGAATAAAAATTGTATGGATGTGTCCCATGCTAATGTGACTATTACATTGGTAGGGAGTAACATACTTTCTTGTGGAATTCAGAGCTACGGAGCATTAGTGAAAGATGGAATGGATGACACAAAACTGATTATTCAATGCGAACACTCAGATGAGAAAGGACATCAGTGTACGGAAAATGCTTGTGGTTCTCTTGAGGCTAAGGGAACTGCGACACATGCAACAGCGATCGGAAATATTGTAAGAAATAGAACAGTAGCGGACGAGTCTGGATTTTCAAATTTGACGATCAAAGGAGGAATTATCAAAGCAAAAGCTGGCGAACATAACTGTGCTATCGGAGCTGCCTGTGGGAGTTTTACAAATGGTGGGAAATTTACGAAAAATATAAGGATTAGCGGAGGAATTGTTACTGCAGAAGGAGGAGAGGATTGTGCAGGCATAGGTGGAGGAAGGTTAACTCCTGTTAATGGAATCTATATAACGGGGGGAACTGTTTATGCAACTGGCGGAAAATATTCTCCTGGAATTGGTTCTGGAGGATTTGTTGATGGGACAGAGGATTTTATGCCTGAGGCTTATAATGTATCTAATATTATTATTAGCGGAGGAAATACCTTAGTCAGGGCAGTCGGAGATAAAACTACTGATGTACCGGGGATTGGCTGCGGTAAAGCAGGGAACGCTGTGATAGGCAGCGCTTCTAATGTAGCTGCAGTTCCAGACACCGGTTATCAGGGATATATCCAAGACGGAACATCCGAGACAGAATATGATTTTACAGAGGAATCACCATTTCAAGCTAAGCAGAATATTAAAGTAGACAAATATTTTACGATGGTTTATTTTGGTCCGTTCCGGGATGAAAATAAGATTAATCCGAATAATAAGGAACAACTGGGAGCTAATCATATTATCAGTAAAACCGGAGGAGAGGGATTCACCGGGGAGCAGCTCAAAGAGCTGGCGAAAGCAAACGGGAAGGACAAAGACGGGAATCCATTTAACTTAGAAGATTTTACTCTGCCCAATCAAGATCAGATCAATAACATTAATGAGGCAAAGAAGAACGGAGAGGTCGGAGATTACCAGCTGACGATTTCCACAGAAAATAACACTCAGGTAACGATTACTGTCTCTTTGAGAGGAAACGGAACCGATGCAGCAAAGCCGGACGGAGGAACCGAGTCCGGCATGGTGGGAGCCAACGACGTGGAAAAAGAGACCGGAGGGAAGGCATTTGAAGAGGATGAAATCAAAGAACTGTGCGGGATCAAAGGCAAAGATAAAGACGGAAATAATCTGAAACTGGAAGAATTTAAGATTGATGAAGGCCAGCTGAAAGCTATTAATGAAGCCAAGACATCCAAAAATACAGGAAAGTTTCCGCTGACCTATGAGACACCGGATGGAGAAAAGGTGACGGTAGAAGTGCTGCTCACAGGAACTGTGGAAGTATCTTTTGATACAAATGGAGGCAGCAAACCACCGGAAATGCAGAGCACGGACAGTGGGAAGAAGATATCAAAGCCAGAAGACCCGGTAAAAGACGGATATACATTTGAGGGCTGGTATTACACAGACAAAGAGGGAAATGAAACAGAGTGGAACTTTGATGATCCAGTGTATGAAAATATGACATTAAAAGCCAGATGGAAAGAAGTACCCACAACAGAGACCACAGAGCAGAGTATGCCTACAACGGAAACAAAGACAAAATCAGCATCTACAACTGAAAAGTCTGTACCGGACTGGGAATACAGCAGACGAAAAATCTCAGAACAGACTGTCTCAAGAACAGCAAAAACAGGGGATGAGACAAATATAGTTTATTGTTTGATAGCTTTGGGAGCTTCTTTGTCTTGTATCATTTTAGCTAAGAAAAAGTTATTTCGATGA
- a CDS encoding YdeI/OmpD-associated family protein, whose protein sequence is MEDYIVGEILKFSNREGFRNWLSDHCVSSEGVWLLFGKAGGPKTIKAGEALEEALCFGWIDGQMKRIDETSYKKYFSSRRKNSKWSEKNKVLAKKLEKQGMMTDHGKEKIKQAKENGQWDAPQKPVITEEEIDVLSALLRAYEPAYSNFQQMSPSVKKTYTRAYFDAKTDAGREKRISWMVGRLNKNLKPM, encoded by the coding sequence ATGGAGGACTATATTGTGGGTGAAATACTGAAATTTTCTAATAGAGAGGGCTTTCGTAACTGGCTATCAGATCATTGTGTTTCCAGTGAGGGTGTATGGCTGTTATTCGGCAAGGCAGGCGGACCGAAAACCATTAAAGCAGGTGAGGCACTTGAGGAAGCTCTCTGTTTTGGATGGATTGACGGACAAATGAAACGTATTGATGAGACGAGTTACAAAAAGTATTTTTCTTCGCGCAGGAAAAACAGCAAATGGTCTGAGAAGAACAAAGTGCTGGCCAAGAAACTTGAAAAGCAAGGAATGATGACTGATCATGGCAAGGAAAAGATAAAGCAGGCTAAAGAAAATGGTCAATGGGATGCTCCCCAAAAACCAGTAATTACAGAGGAAGAAATCGATGTTTTATCTGCTCTGCTGAGAGCATATGAACCGGCTTACTCCAATTTTCAGCAGATGTCCCCGTCGGTAAAGAAGACATATACGCGGGCATATTTTGATGCAAAAACGGATGCCGGAAGGGAGAAACGTATAAGCTGGATGGTCGGCCGGCTTAATAAAAATTTAAAACCTATGTAA
- a CDS encoding InlB B-repeat-containing protein, with product MDNVSVTSNSGNKNCMDVSHANVSITLVGSNTLSCGITGYGALVKDGMDNTELIIQCEHAGEKGHQCTEEFCGSLEAEGTVTHATAIGNITKNREIEDESGFSNLTIKGGIIRAKAGEHNCAIGATCASFIKSGKYTKNICINGGIVTAEGGDYCAGIGGGGGVPVDGIYITGGTVYAYGGKNAPGIGSGGSVDPSLSSYFQISNVIISGGNTLVRAVGHKDSDMPGIGCGKSDLGVTGEVRNVVAVPDTGYQGYIQDGISETEYNFTDESPFQENQDIKVDRYFTVVYFGPFRDENKINSDTKEQLGANHIISKTGGEGFTGEQLRELAKTNGKDKDGNPFNLDDFILTNQDQINAINEAKKNGKIGDYPLTIATENNTQVTITVSLRGNGTDAAKPDGGTETGMVGANDVEKETGGKAFEEEEIKELCGIKGKDKDGNNFKLEDFKIDEEQLKAINEAKTSKNTGKFPLTYETPGGGKVTVEVLLTGTVEISFDTNGGSRPPEMQSTDSGKKVVRPEDPVREGYVFEGWYYTDKDGNETEWNFEDPVYENITLKAKWKEVPRTEDTEQTMSTTETKTESVKPSTTEKTIPDWEYSKRMKSEQTVTRTAKTGDETKVLYLFMIFGVSLTGAGLIYKKMK from the coding sequence TTGGATAATGTCAGCGTGACCAGCAACAGCGGAAATAAAAACTGTATGGACGTTTCTCATGCCAATGTGAGCATTACATTGGTGGGAAGCAACACACTTTCTTGTGGGATTACAGGTTATGGAGCGCTGGTGAAAGACGGAATGGATAATACTGAATTGATTATTCAGTGTGAACATGCAGGTGAAAAAGGGCATCAGTGTACAGAAGAATTCTGTGGGTCTCTTGAGGCTGAAGGGACTGTAACGCATGCAACGGCTATTGGAAATATTACAAAAAATAGAGAAATAGAAGATGAGTCCGGATTTTCAAATTTGACGATTAAAGGAGGCATTATTAGAGCAAAAGCTGGTGAACATAATTGTGCTATAGGAGCTACTTGTGCGAGCTTTATAAAGAGTGGAAAATATACAAAAAATATATGTATCAATGGGGGAATTGTAACAGCAGAAGGAGGAGATTATTGCGCTGGTATAGGAGGTGGAGGAGGAGTCCCCGTTGATGGAATATACATAACAGGTGGGACAGTTTACGCGTATGGAGGCAAAAATGCACCTGGAATAGGTTCTGGTGGAAGTGTTGATCCGAGCCTATCCTCTTATTTCCAGATATCAAATGTTATAATTAGTGGAGGGAATACTTTAGTGAGGGCAGTTGGTCATAAAGATTCTGATATGCCTGGGATTGGCTGTGGAAAATCCGATCTGGGAGTAACTGGAGAGGTAAGAAATGTTGTAGCGGTTCCTGATACAGGATATCAAGGTTATATACAAGACGGCATTTCTGAAACAGAATATAACTTTACAGATGAATCACCTTTTCAGGAGAATCAAGATATCAAGGTAGACAGATATTTTACCGTGGTCTACTTCGGACCATTCCGTGACGAAAATAAAATAAATTCGGATACGAAAGAACAGCTGGGAGCCAATCATATCATCAGCAAGACCGGAGGAGAGGGATTCACCGGAGAACAGCTCAGGGAGCTGGCGAAAACAAATGGGAAGGACAAAGACGGAAATCCGTTCAATTTAGATGATTTTATCCTGACGAATCAAGATCAGATCAATGCCATCAATGAAGCCAAGAAGAACGGAAAAATCGGAGACTATCCGCTGACTATCGCCACAGAAAATAACACTCAGGTAACGATTACGGTCTCTCTCAGGGGAAACGGAACAGATGCAGCGAAACCGGACGGCGGAACTGAAACCGGCATGGTGGGAGCCAACGACGTGGAGAAAGAGACCGGCGGAAAGGCGTTTGAAGAAGAGGAGATCAAAGAACTGTGCGGAATCAAAGGCAAAGACAAAGACGGAAACAACTTCAAGCTGGAAGACTTTAAGATAGATGAAGAGCAGTTAAAAGCAATCAATGAAGCCAAAACCTCTAAAAATACAGGAAAGTTCCCGCTGACCTATGAGACCCCGGGCGGAGGAAAAGTTACGGTGGAAGTGCTGCTCACAGGAACGGTCGAAATATCTTTTGACACAAATGGAGGAAGCAGACCGCCGGAAATGCAGAGTACAGACAGCGGTAAAAAAGTAGTAAGACCAGAAGATCCGGTAAGAGAAGGCTATGTATTTGAAGGCTGGTATTACACAGACAAAGATGGAAACGAAACAGAGTGGAATTTTGAAGATCCTGTCTATGAGAATATAACATTAAAAGCTAAGTGGAAGGAAGTACCCAGAACAGAGGACACAGAACAGACCATGTCTACGACAGAAACGAAGACCGAATCAGTAAAACCATCTACAACTGAGAAAACCATCCCGGACTGGGAGTACAGCAAACGAATGAAGTCAGAACAGACTGTTACAAGAACTGCGAAAACCGGAGATGAAACAAAAGTCTTATATCTCTTTATGATCTTTGGAGTATCTCTGACAGGGGCAGGATTGATCTATAAGAAAATGAAATAA